TAACTGCTTCTTATCCTGCAGGAAAGATCGGCACAACAGCAGAAAATCTTCAGGAGTCTGCTAACGGAGAAAATGAGGAGTGGACGTTGTTATATCCAGCTTTTGCTAAGAAAGCTAGAAAAGAAGGGTTTGAAGACATTGCCGTTTGCTTTGAGGAGATAGCTAAGGTAGAGAAGGCTCATGAAGAAAGATATCTTAAGTTATTGGAAAATATAAAAAAGGGACTAGTTTTCATTAAGCCTAATGTAATAGAGTGGAAATGTAGAAATTGTGGTTATATTCATACTGGTAAGGAAGCTCCAGATAAGTGCCCAGCATGTTTACATGCCAAGAAGTATTTTGAAGTAAAAGAAGCTAATTATTAGAAAGGAGTACGTAATGGATAAGTATGAATGTATTGTTTGTGGATATATCTATGACCCAGCAGAGAACGATAATGTTGCTTTTGCTGACCTCCCTGAAGACTGGACCTGTCCAGAGTGCGGAGTAGGTAAAGATCAGTTCGAAAAAGTATAGAGCTTTTACGGATATAAGGCAGATATTTAGTTCTGCCTTATA
Above is a genomic segment from Candidatus Margulisiibacteriota bacterium containing:
- a CDS encoding rubrerythrin family protein; the encoded protein is MSIKGTETEKNLLKSFAGESQARNRYTYFASVAKNEGYEQIAALFLETADNEKEHAKRFFKFLEGGMLEITASYPAGKIGTTAENLQESANGENEEWTLLYPAFAKKARKEGFEDIAVCFEEIAKVEKAHEERYLKLLENIKKGLVFIKPNVIEWKCRNCGYIHTGKEAPDKCPACLHAKKYFEVKEANY
- a CDS encoding rubredoxin; its protein translation is MDKYECIVCGYIYDPAENDNVAFADLPEDWTCPECGVGKDQFEKV